GAGGTTGAAAAGCAGGATATACTGGAAAAGATATAAAGGTCACCAAGTAATTGGTATGGTTGTAATAGGGCGATACTGGATATTACCGAAGTCCGGGTAGCTGACTGTGGAAAAGTCGGTCTGATCCGAAAAAACCAAACTACGGGTACATTAAACTTCAAATTGGTAAAAATGATGTGTGGTAATCAATTTAATTTTTTATTAAATATTTTAAATAAAAAATAAATAACGGAATTTAATTTGTACCTTGCGCACTTATTAAAAAAGAATATAATGCAAAAAGAAGGAACTGTGAAATTTTTTAATGCCACAAAAGGCTTTGGGTTTATTTCACAAAATGACAACAGAAGTGAAATTTTCGTACACGTTACAGGTTTGATCGACGAGATCCGCGATAACGACCAGGTGGCTTACGATGTAGAAGAAGGCCGCAAAGGTCTTAATGCGATCAATGTTAAAGTAATCTAATCATCACAATATCAATTTCGCAGAAGCATCCATTGATAAAATTGGATGCTTTTTTGTTGCTTTCTAATCTCAGTGCCAACAAATGAGGTGTGGATATATAATCAGGTTTCCCGGAATTGTTAAAGCCATCCTGAAAAAACGCACGTTGAAATGATATTAATCAAAAAACAATCATGAGTAAAGATAAAGGTAGTAAAAACGTAAAAAAGGCTCCCGCAACAGGCGGTAATAAGTCGACTTCAGATTATCAGGCCGGCAAAAAATCGGCATCAAGCGATAGTGTATCAATTAATAAAAAGAAAAAAGATTGAAGACAAACGGAGTTATAAACATACAGGTAATGGAATACCTGTTCGATCTGCGGAATGTAGCAATAGAACATGGTTTTAAACAAGATAAGCCATGGCAATTGAAATTGGTTAGTAAAGCCGACAAAATAGCCATTGAGAAACAATATCGTGTAAGTGTATTTGCTGAACCAGGTATTGAGCAACTTGCCCGAATGCTAAATATGGTTGAGACGGCCCTTTCGGTCCCGCTCACCGAACCTATCACTTTGAAAGCTATTCATGTTAACGAATTACAATATCTGGTTGCATACAATCCGTTGGAGGAATGGCGTTAGTAACCGATAGCCAGGTGCAGGCTAACCCAATCCTTGGTTGTTTACCGATGATGTTTCCCCTTAATGTTAAACTAAGTGGACGATGTGCAATCTATTTACGATTAAAGCAATAGGGAGTGAGGTATTCTTAATGCCTGTAAAATAAATAGTTAACTTTGAATTCTTGACATATTATGAACAAAGAGAACTCATTTAAAACCGTAGACTATATCTACATTATACTCGCTATCAGCACAATTGTTTTTTTTGCATTTATGGCCATCCGATCAACTTATGCCATTAAAGTTGCTGATGGTTCCGGTAAAATAAGCTCCCGCTAAACCTGCGATAAACTCTAAATCGGCGATCTGTCTGTTTGGTTCATAATGATTTTAGACCGAAGGGTTTTACTTAATTTATAAGAGAAAATATTATTTACTAATATTTTAGGCTACCTGGCTAAAACTAAACAGGCTGCATATTGTAGTAGCTGTAAACATTTACAGCAGCATGAAACCGCTATTTTTTCAACTCGAACAAGGTTACCCATTAATGGTGATCCCGGATACAGCTGCCCATTTGAATGGCCGTACGATAATTACCCATACGTACAGTATTTTTCTCGATATCTGTGCTGGTAACCCTTTAATAAGCAGGAGTAAGGAGAGCATCCTGCACCTGGAAAGAATTAACGATCCCGAGTATTTCGGTTTTATCACATTTGAATTACCTGGAAAACTCTTCACTTATACTGCAGATGGACAGCGGGAATTAAATCATGATGAAGTGCAGGAAGTGATTGAACACCTGAGCAATATCCGCGACAATCCCGCGCTCTGGAACTAAATAAAAGATAATTAGCCGCCGCGATTAATATTAGCATTTATTTAATCCCCAAGTCTTAATAAATTGAAAGATAAAAAACGCATAGCCATACTGGGCGGGGGCCCAAGCGGGCTATTCATGTTCAAGCGATTGGTAAACACAGGAAACACAGATCTGAGTATTACCATTTTCGAGCGTAAAAATAAATTAGGATCGGGCATGCCTTATAGTGCTGAAGGTGCCAATGATGAGCATATTACCAATGTGTCGGGTAATGAGATCCCTCCCCTGGTTACTTCTCTGAATGACTGGGTTAAAACCATTTCTAAAGATACACTGGATAAATACCATATAGATGCCGCCCGCTTTAACGAGTACAAAGTGCTGCCGCGTTTGTTGTTTGGTCAATATCTCACCGCGCAATTCGACCTGCTGCAAAAACAAGCCCGGGAAACAGGTGTCACTTATCATGTGCGTTACAATACCACCGTGTCAGATATTATTGATCGGCCTGAAAAAAGTTCGGTAATTATAGAAACCGAAGATGGCGAACAATCCGAATTTGATCACGTGATCATTTGCACCGGTCATAACTGGCCGAGAAAGCATGAGGGAAGTGTCCCCAATTATTTTGATTCGCCGTATCCGCCGGTGAAACTCGCCCTAAAGCTTAACCACCCGGTTGCCATTAAAGGTTCATCACTCACCGCGGTTGATGCTATCCGGACACTTGCCCGATATAACGGTACTTTTGATAAAGACAAAAACGGCAAGCTTTTTTATACACCGTTCGCCTCACATCCAGATTTTAAAATGGTGATGCATACCCGGAATGGCATGCTGCCGGCGGTACGTTTTCATTTGGAAGATTCTCATTTATTAAATGATAGCCTGCTGAGCAAAGACGAGATCAAAGATCATATTAAAGCTAACGATGGATTTTTGTCGCTGGATTATATTTTTGAAAGGGATTTTAAATTGCCGATCCAGGAAAAGGAACCGGAGTTTTACGAAAAGATCAAAGATATGCGCCTTGAAGAATTTGTGGATAACATGATGGCTTTGCGCGAGGAACTTGACCCTTTCCTTTTATTAAAGGCCGAATATGCCGAAGCTGAGCGATCGATCAAACATAAAAAATCAATCTATTGGAAGGAAATGCTGGGCGTTTTAAGTTTTGCTTTAAACTATCCCGCCAAACATCTTTCTGCCGAGGATATGCAGCGATTACAGCATTCGCTTACGCCGCTGATTTCTATCGTGATCGCTTATATCCCTCAAAGTTCCAGCGAGGAATTACTGGCGCTACACCAGGCAGGTGTGTTGGAGTTGATCCCGGTAGGTGAGGAAAGCATGGTAGAACCACATGAGGGCGGCGGCGCCATTTATAATTATACGGATGAGCATAAAAACGAGCAAAGTGTACATTATCAAACTTATATAGATTGCATAGGCCAACCGCATTTAGCATTTGAAGACCTGCCGTTTAAGAGCCTGATTGAAAAACGAACTGTTACACCAGCCAAACTCAAATTCCAGTCCGCAGATGAAGGACTTAAAGCGATGAACTCCGGTAAGCCGGTCTCGAAGGAT
The sequence above is a segment of the Mucilaginibacter celer genome. Coding sequences within it:
- a CDS encoding cold-shock protein — encoded protein: MQKEGTVKFFNATKGFGFISQNDNRSEIFVHVTGLIDEIRDNDQVAYDVEEGRKGLNAINVKVI
- a CDS encoding FAD/NAD(P)-binding protein produces the protein MKDKKRIAILGGGPSGLFMFKRLVNTGNTDLSITIFERKNKLGSGMPYSAEGANDEHITNVSGNEIPPLVTSLNDWVKTISKDTLDKYHIDAARFNEYKVLPRLLFGQYLTAQFDLLQKQARETGVTYHVRYNTTVSDIIDRPEKSSVIIETEDGEQSEFDHVIICTGHNWPRKHEGSVPNYFDSPYPPVKLALKLNHPVAIKGSSLTAVDAIRTLARYNGTFDKDKNGKLFYTPFASHPDFKMVMHTRNGMLPAVRFHLEDSHLLNDSLLSKDEIKDHIKANDGFLSLDYIFERDFKLPIQEKEPEFYEKIKDMRLEEFVDNMMALREELDPFLLLKAEYAEAERSIKHKKSIYWKEMLGVLSFALNYPAKHLSAEDMQRLQHSLTPLISIVIAYIPQSSSEELLALHQAGVLELIPVGEESMVEPHEGGGAIYNYTDEHKNEQSVHYQTYIDCIGQPHLAFEDLPFKSLIEKRTVTPAKLKFQSADEGLKAMNSGKPVSKDEQGDYYLKVAGITINDNFQVMDAYGSFNERIYMMAVPYIGGYNPDYSGLDFSEEVSGIIIERLMV